One segment of Deltaproteobacteria bacterium DNA contains the following:
- a CDS encoding macro domain-containing protein, whose protein sequence is MTLHKCIIKVQQGDLTQGDSLVLVNASNTNGILGAGVSAAISRTCGKELQTTITNALTKKFVGPMQPGDILITDAGKHPKAQFVAHVAVMDYRQGFNVDPFPTVQTIKLCCQNLWQTLEQLQADKITVAMVALGASTGQLGVRFPTEIACETLKAHLNSNTQSKIGEVTFYGYQPHEYTIMLEIISKQPTLIPKVTENLLAASQKVTLAHH, encoded by the coding sequence ATGACACTGCACAAATGTATAATTAAAGTTCAGCAAGGTGATTTAACTCAAGGTGACTCACTGGTGCTAGTTAATGCCTCGAACACTAATGGCATACTGGGCGCAGGTGTATCTGCAGCTATTAGTCGCACCTGTGGCAAAGAGCTTCAAACTACTATTACAAATGCGCTAACTAAAAAATTTGTCGGCCCAATGCAGCCGGGAGATATACTAATAACTGATGCTGGTAAGCATCCCAAAGCTCAGTTCGTTGCCCATGTTGCGGTTATGGATTATCGCCAAGGATTCAATGTTGATCCATTTCCTACTGTGCAAACCATTAAGCTTTGTTGTCAAAACTTATGGCAGACATTAGAACAACTACAAGCTGACAAAATTACTGTGGCTATGGTTGCACTCGGCGCTAGCACTGGACAATTAGGTGTACGTTTTCCTACTGAAATTGCCTGTGAAACCCTAAAAGCACATCTTAATAGCAATACCCAAAGCAAAATAGGTGAAGTAACCTTTTATGGCTATCAACCACATGAATACACAATTATGTTAGAGATCATTTCTAAACAGCCTACTCTAATACCTAAAGTCACAGAAAATTTACTAGCTGCATCTCAAAAGGTGACGTTAGCCCATCATTGA
- a CDS encoding discoidin domain-containing protein: protein MIRAYLPVTLLGSITLIATTAVVATSPTEYQANYFGVPLKVQSSSTLQGPKSPGQYALANLFDGKPETAWVEGAKGAGKHQWILFKLEQPLVIEGITLLPGYTKNSALLRANCSPAKITLDSDNDRLGTFSIPYRSEMSVTKSGDLHCQLTNGKVNAYDRIIILARPITAKQFVVAIEEVVFGTKYEDLAISELSLLPSWQATGSHRVSANAIDFMRLLRDQRYNAIKLASNPQIEDLRQKIIYFDEFYKTAMIGETALKIIATAKQEPRLTAKFDASIKPAEVFLRATYSSFIQQAVTFTHSRGDDCLIGYESVHKGDGEWLSLYPVVCLNTTGAVTRMIELKHNDGTPACDDYLPEL from the coding sequence ATGATTAGAGCATATCTCCCGGTTACGCTGCTGGGCAGCATTACCTTGATTGCCACCACTGCCGTAGTTGCGACCTCGCCAACCGAGTATCAAGCCAACTATTTCGGCGTACCACTTAAGGTACAGTCATCCTCGACCCTGCAAGGCCCTAAAAGCCCCGGCCAATACGCGCTAGCTAATTTATTCGATGGTAAACCGGAAACTGCTTGGGTAGAAGGCGCCAAGGGGGCCGGAAAACACCAGTGGATTTTATTCAAGCTTGAACAGCCATTAGTGATCGAAGGCATAACATTATTACCCGGCTACACTAAAAACTCCGCATTGTTGCGTGCCAACTGCTCACCTGCAAAGATAACCTTAGACAGCGACAACGACCGTCTAGGGACCTTCAGCATCCCCTATCGTAGTGAGATGAGTGTAACTAAATCAGGCGACCTTCATTGTCAGCTTACAAACGGTAAGGTGAATGCCTACGATCGCATAATCATTTTAGCGCGACCGATCACTGCTAAACAATTCGTTGTGGCAATAGAAGAGGTGGTTTTTGGTACCAAATATGAAGATTTGGCCATAAGCGAGCTGTCGTTACTACCTAGCTGGCAAGCAACCGGATCACATCGCGTATCTGCCAATGCCATAGACTTCATGCGCCTGCTGCGCGATCAGCGTTATAATGCCATTAAGTTGGCGAGCAATCCTCAAATAGAAGACTTAAGACAAAAAATCATCTACTTCGATGAATTTTATAAGACCGCCATGATAGGTGAAACAGCGCTGAAAATTATAGCAACCGCCAAACAAGAACCGCGTTTAACCGCTAAATTCGATGCTTCAATAAAACCCGCGGAAGTATTCCTTCGTGCTACTTATAGCTCTTTCATTCAACAGGCGGTTACCTTTACCCACTCACGTGGAGACGACTGCTTGATCGGATATGAGTCGGTGCACAAGGGAGATGGTGAATGGCTGAGCCTTTATCCGGTAGTCTGTTTAAATACCACGGGTGCGGTGACGCGTATGATCGAACTCAAACATAATGATGGTACCCCAGCCTGTGATGATTACCTGCCCGAGCTGTAA
- a CDS encoding DUF4332 domain-containing protein, whose protein sequence is MSYYIDDHKMSLNDLATRLKAADLIPSQLSLLDGISDKFASLQKSDIKTVEQLRTQLQRSPSLAKLASESGINPAYLNLLRRAVEGFFPKPHPLKTFDWMNKKELAKLENAKIKNSKQLYEAALSGLAALTKQTGLTTAELKQWLALADLVRLQWVSPTFARVLVAAGYDSVKKIAKANPETLAANVSTANKEAKFYKSTVGLRDFKRLVIIASYLA, encoded by the coding sequence ATGAGCTATTATATTGATGATCATAAAATGAGTCTTAATGATTTAGCGACTAGACTTAAAGCTGCTGATTTAATTCCAAGCCAACTATCACTGCTTGACGGCATTAGTGACAAGTTTGCAAGTTTACAAAAGAGCGATATTAAAACAGTAGAGCAATTACGCACACAACTACAGCGCTCACCATCATTAGCAAAACTTGCAAGTGAAAGTGGGATAAATCCTGCTTACTTAAATTTATTACGCCGTGCAGTTGAAGGATTTTTTCCCAAACCACATCCTTTAAAAACTTTTGATTGGATGAATAAAAAAGAATTGGCCAAACTCGAAAATGCCAAAATCAAAAACAGCAAACAACTTTACGAAGCTGCGTTATCTGGATTAGCTGCGCTCACGAAACAAACTGGTTTAACAACTGCAGAACTCAAACAATGGTTAGCTCTTGCTGATTTAGTGCGGCTGCAGTGGGTAAGCCCGACTTTTGCGCGTGTACTTGTCGCTGCTGGTTATGACAGTGTTAAAAAGATTGCAAAAGCAAATCCTGAAACTCTTGCGGCAAATGTTAGCACCGCTAATAAAGAAGCAAAATTTTACAAAAGCACAGTAGGTTTGCGAGATTTTAAAAGGCTAGTAATAATAGCATCTTATTTAGCTTAG
- the rmuC gene encoding DNA recombination protein RmuC, with amino-acid sequence MATLFIGIALGALLMWRRLLQLRNEQQQLLVAETERRAAAEASIENERRATNEKLALLENTRQQLTEAFKALASDALSANSRSFIELAQTSLGQYQNAAKGDLEKRQLAITELLKPLRESLSKVDLRINEIERSREHAYGALLTELRSMAEAQQLVRTEAANLVKALRAPQVRGRWGEMQLRRVVELAGMVSYCDFTEQESVDTDNGRLRPDLMIHLPGNKSIVVDAKTPLAAYLEAASSTDDNERAAQLADHARQLRQHILNLSRKTYWEQFQKTPEFVVMFLPGEMFFSAALEQDPTLIEIGAQKNVVLATPTTLIALLKAIAYGWRQEAVAENSIKIGQLGRELYKRITDLGNHFVRLGKSLNASVEAYNNAVGTLETRILVSARRFKDFEATSPNDLIEPPPMIEKTTRQLMAPELVINKSDPNAS; translated from the coding sequence ATCGCAACATTATTTATTGGTATAGCTCTCGGCGCGCTACTAATGTGGCGACGCCTTTTACAATTACGCAATGAACAACAACAGCTTTTAGTGGCCGAAACTGAACGTCGTGCTGCAGCAGAAGCTAGCATTGAAAATGAACGTCGTGCTACTAATGAAAAACTTGCCCTGCTTGAAAATACTCGCCAGCAACTCACTGAGGCTTTTAAAGCATTAGCATCTGATGCTCTTAGTGCAAATTCGCGTTCTTTTATAGAATTGGCACAAACTTCTTTAGGACAATACCAAAATGCTGCTAAAGGCGATCTTGAAAAACGCCAGCTAGCAATTACCGAACTGCTTAAACCGTTGCGCGAATCATTAAGCAAAGTTGATTTGCGCATCAACGAAATCGAACGTAGTCGCGAGCATGCTTATGGCGCCCTGCTTACCGAGTTGCGGAGCATGGCTGAAGCACAACAACTTGTGCGCACTGAAGCTGCGAATTTGGTTAAAGCTCTGCGCGCCCCACAAGTAAGAGGCCGTTGGGGCGAGATGCAACTACGTCGTGTGGTTGAACTGGCTGGTATGGTTAGTTATTGCGATTTTACCGAACAAGAAAGCGTCGACACTGATAATGGCCGCTTGCGACCTGATTTAATGATTCATTTGCCCGGCAACAAAAGCATTGTCGTCGATGCTAAAACCCCACTTGCGGCTTATCTTGAGGCTGCAAGTAGTACTGATGATAATGAACGGGCGGCACAACTTGCAGATCATGCGCGGCAATTACGTCAACATATTTTAAACTTATCTCGCAAAACTTATTGGGAGCAGTTTCAAAAAACCCCTGAATTTGTAGTGATGTTTTTACCAGGCGAAATGTTTTTTTCGGCCGCGCTTGAGCAAGACCCCACGCTTATTGAAATCGGCGCACAAAAAAATGTTGTCTTAGCTACCCCAACAACTCTGATCGCTTTGCTTAAAGCTATAGCCTATGGTTGGCGCCAAGAAGCCGTTGCCGAAAATAGTATAAAAATTGGCCAACTAGGACGCGAGCTTTACAAACGCATAACTGATTTAGGTAATCATTTTGTGCGGTTAGGTAAATCACTTAATGCTTCGGTTGAAGCATATAACAATGCTGTCGGCACCCTAGAAACCCGAATATTAGTTTCAGCAAGACGTTTTAAAGATTTTGAAGCAACTAGCCCTAATGACCTAATTGAACCACCGCCAATGATCGAAAAAACCACCAGACAACTAATGGCGCCAGAGCTAGTAATTAATAAGAGCGATCCAAACGCATCTTAA